A single window of Cytobacillus dafuensis DNA harbors:
- a CDS encoding ECF transporter S component: MKSMKMALVGLLVALTAVGAAIKIPAVIGSVALDAFPALLAAALLGGPAGAVVGAMGHLLSAIIGGMPMGPFHGIIAIEMAILAFVFAGLYKNGKRWQAGVVFVLGNSFAAPLPFMFLMSKAFYLTIVPSLLIGSVLNTVIALILIPRLAPLVAPMLTKARMDR, encoded by the coding sequence ATGAAAAGCATGAAAATGGCTTTAGTTGGTTTGTTAGTAGCACTTACTGCTGTTGGTGCTGCTATTAAGATCCCAGCCGTTATTGGCAGTGTAGCTTTAGATGCCTTTCCAGCTTTGCTTGCAGCGGCTCTTCTAGGAGGGCCAGCTGGTGCAGTTGTTGGTGCTATGGGACATTTGCTTTCAGCGATAATTGGCGGAATGCCAATGGGGCCGTTTCATGGTATTATTGCCATTGAAATGGCAATCTTAGCTTTCGTTTTTGCCGGTCTGTATAAGAACGGAAAAAGGTGGCAGGCTGGAGTAGTATTTGTCCTTGGGAATTCGTTTGCAGCACCACTTCCATTTATGTTTTTAATGAGTAAAGCATTCTATCTTACTATTGTTCCTTCTTTATTAATAGGGTCTGTTTTGAATACGGTGATTGCGTTAATTCTTATTCCGAGATTGGCCCCATTGGTTGCACCAATGCTTACTAAGGCAAGGATGGATCGATGA
- the cobD gene encoding threonine-phosphate decarboxylase CobD, giving the protein MNWPAHGSNPQYLFSALKLPMPDKKIDFSANINPLGPPPILKEKWNQLFLALSDYPDPLGYELKKKLSEKEKIEESHILIGNGGAELIALIGRILTGKRAIIVQPAFSEYEEACRVNSCAVEYHQLMPDQWELGIEELAAKLGNKDALFLCNPCNPTGVYYSQSTLIELIKECERQDCLCIIDEAFYDFLSEYESIIPYIHEFSNLIVIRSMTKMFAIPGLRLGYLMANPSIINQLAASQPHWSVNSLALSAGEWCIESEAHIRATRDLIQNERERLFRFYKEKEFVVSPSLVNFYLLKDPIIVDQMPLFQFLITKGIIPRHTMNFPGLQGRWLRFAIKSPNENDRLMEAMEEWRNRL; this is encoded by the coding sequence TTGAATTGGCCCGCACATGGTTCTAACCCGCAATACTTATTCTCTGCATTAAAGCTTCCTATGCCTGATAAAAAGATAGATTTCAGTGCAAATATTAATCCTCTTGGTCCTCCGCCAATATTAAAGGAAAAATGGAATCAGCTTTTTTTGGCTCTTTCAGATTATCCAGATCCATTGGGATATGAGTTGAAGAAAAAGCTTTCTGAAAAGGAAAAGATCGAAGAAAGTCATATTTTAATTGGCAATGGAGGAGCAGAGCTTATTGCTCTTATCGGAAGAATTCTGACAGGAAAAAGGGCGATCATTGTGCAGCCAGCTTTTTCAGAATATGAAGAAGCGTGCAGGGTGAATAGCTGTGCTGTCGAGTATCATCAGCTAATGCCTGATCAATGGGAATTAGGAATAGAAGAGCTAGCAGCAAAGCTTGGCAATAAAGATGCTTTATTCCTATGTAATCCATGTAATCCAACAGGAGTCTATTACTCTCAATCAACTCTTATCGAATTGATCAAGGAATGTGAAAGACAAGATTGCCTTTGCATTATAGATGAAGCTTTTTACGATTTTCTTTCTGAATATGAATCCATCATTCCATACATTCATGAATTCTCAAATCTGATCGTCATCCGATCCATGACGAAAATGTTTGCTATTCCAGGCTTAAGGCTTGGGTACTTGATGGCGAATCCGTCCATCATTAATCAACTAGCTGCCTCTCAGCCGCATTGGAGTGTGAACTCACTTGCATTAAGTGCTGGTGAATGGTGCATCGAAAGTGAAGCACATATAAGGGCAACAAGAGATCTTATTCAGAACGAAAGGGAAAGGCTATTCCGCTTTTACAAAGAGAAGGAATTTGTTGTGTCCCCTTCACTTGTGAACTTTTATTTATTAAAGGATCCGATCATTGTTGATCAAATGCCGCTTTTTCAGTTTTTGATTACGAAAGGAATTATTCCAAGACATACGATGAATTTCCCTGGATTACAAGGCAGGTGGCTTCGGTTTGCTATAAAAAGCCCGAATGAAAATGATAGATTAATGGAGGCGATGGAGGAATGGCGGAATCGTCTTTAA
- a CDS encoding bifunctional adenosylcobinamide kinase/adenosylcobinamide-phosphate guanylyltransferase, whose amino-acid sequence MHFVTGGSFNGKSKWVKEYYQLKDSNHIWFSFYEKERVLLNPDLVESPMIILEGIEVCIKDLAAQYKVSEAREKWRLFLSSWLEWENEDENRKVILIGTDISKGIVPMLAEERKWRDMTGWAYQDIARSAERVELIWYGISQKIK is encoded by the coding sequence ATGCACTTTGTTACGGGAGGTTCCTTTAATGGAAAATCTAAATGGGTGAAGGAATATTATCAATTAAAGGATTCGAATCATATATGGTTTTCTTTTTATGAAAAAGAACGGGTCTTGTTGAATCCTGATTTAGTAGAAAGCCCAATGATTATTCTTGAAGGCATAGAAGTTTGTATAAAGGATCTGGCTGCACAATACAAAGTCAGTGAGGCTCGGGAAAAATGGCGTTTGTTCCTATCTTCATGGCTTGAATGGGAAAATGAGGATGAGAACAGGAAAGTTATTTTAATAGGGACGGATATATCGAAAGGAATTGTCCCTATGCTTGCCGAAGAACGTAAATGGCGTGATATGACGGGATGGGCCTATCAAGATATTGCACGCTCAGCAGAAAGAGTAGAACTCATATGGTATGGCATTAGCCAAAAAATAAAATAA
- the cbiB gene encoding adenosylcobinamide-phosphate synthase CbiB codes for MIIHHLIALSIAVIIDLFVGDPPHWPHPVKWMGSLIYKLDQSLNKGSLKKIKGIFMLLTVLFVAGSVALLLIGIFYWIHPLAGIFMEAILISTTIAQKSLKEAAQTIYEPLEKRDIKEARQKLSYIVGRDTDRLDEPEMVRATVETVAENTSDGITAPLFWAFIGGAPLAIMYRAINTCDSMVGYRNEKYNEFGFASARLDDVVNWIPSRLTSFCMLISNRPAHMTTANAWKIVFRDAKKHPSPNSGWGEAAVAAILGVQLGGINYYKGIVSNRATMGDSLILLEKAHILKTNTIVTWTIPIFLILLWLGGMIIELARTWF; via the coding sequence ATGATCATCCATCACCTTATCGCTCTATCGATTGCGGTTATCATTGATCTTTTTGTTGGCGATCCTCCACACTGGCCTCATCCTGTTAAATGGATGGGCTCTTTGATTTATAAGCTGGATCAAAGCTTGAATAAGGGCAGTTTGAAAAAAATAAAAGGAATATTCATGCTATTAACGGTTTTGTTCGTTGCAGGAAGCGTTGCCTTGCTACTTATCGGCATTTTTTATTGGATTCATCCCTTGGCAGGCATTTTCATGGAAGCGATTCTCATTTCAACAACAATTGCACAAAAAAGCCTGAAGGAGGCTGCCCAGACGATTTATGAGCCATTGGAAAAGCGAGATATTAAAGAGGCTAGGCAAAAGCTTTCTTATATTGTCGGCCGAGATACAGATAGGCTGGATGAGCCAGAAATGGTGCGGGCAACCGTTGAAACGGTCGCTGAAAATACGAGTGACGGGATAACGGCTCCATTATTCTGGGCGTTCATCGGTGGCGCTCCATTAGCGATCATGTATAGAGCTATTAACACTTGTGATTCCATGGTCGGCTATCGAAATGAGAAATATAATGAATTTGGATTTGCGTCTGCACGACTTGATGATGTCGTCAATTGGATTCCGAGCAGACTGACATCATTCTGTATGCTAATAAGTAATCGGCCCGCTCACATGACCACAGCAAATGCTTGGAAAATTGTATTCCGTGATGCCAAAAAGCATCCGAGCCCGAACTCTGGCTGGGGGGAAGCAGCAGTTGCGGCTATTCTAGGTGTTCAACTCGGCGGAATCAATTATTATAAAGGCATCGTTTCCAATCGAGCTACAATGGGTGATTCGCTCATCCTGTTGGAAAAAGCGCATATCCTAAAAACGAATACAATTGTCACATGGACCATTCCAATCTTTTTAATATTATTATGGCTAGGAGGGATGATTATTGAATTGGCCCGCACATGGTTCTAA
- a CDS encoding FecCD family ABC transporter permease, with product MQKRFTRKHLNNKVFAYILAVAFLLISMLLGISIGTVSVPALDIIKIIGSEIFRLSPNEQIDSMYSNIVMNIRLPRVILAGLVGASLAIAGAAFQGLLRNPLADPYTLGVSSGASVGAVITLFFGLSIPYLGLFTLPLLSILFSFITIFLVLLFARKIDRSMKVESIILTGIIFSSFLGALISLMIALTGEELRQIIGWLLGSVSMRGWDYIKIILPFFIIGSVILILNSNELNAMSFGEERAKHIGVNVQKRKMMILIAGSILTGAAVAVSGTIGFVGLVIPHLTRLLWGPDHKHLLPLSILTGSGFLILADLVARTIISPTELPIGVITAIIGAPAFAIILMNRRSERRG from the coding sequence TTGCAAAAGCGATTTACCCGGAAACATTTAAATAATAAAGTTTTTGCTTATATTCTTGCAGTTGCTTTTTTATTGATTTCGATGCTGCTTGGGATTTCAATCGGAACCGTTTCTGTTCCGGCATTAGATATCATAAAGATTATTGGTTCAGAAATTTTCCGTCTATCACCAAATGAACAAATTGATTCTATGTATTCAAATATTGTTATGAATATAAGACTGCCAAGAGTCATATTGGCAGGGCTGGTTGGAGCGTCTCTCGCAATAGCGGGAGCCGCTTTCCAAGGTTTATTGAGAAATCCTCTCGCAGACCCGTATACACTTGGCGTATCATCAGGTGCCTCAGTGGGGGCTGTTATTACTTTATTCTTCGGTCTCTCCATTCCGTATTTGGGCTTATTTACATTGCCATTATTAAGTATCCTTTTTTCATTTATCACGATATTCTTAGTCTTGCTTTTTGCTCGAAAAATTGACCGTTCGATGAAGGTGGAGTCGATTATTTTAACCGGGATTATCTTTAGCTCTTTTCTAGGGGCTTTAATTTCCCTCATGATCGCGTTAACTGGCGAGGAATTAAGGCAAATTATCGGCTGGCTTCTTGGCAGTGTTTCCATGCGGGGCTGGGATTATATTAAAATTATTCTCCCATTTTTTATAATTGGTTCAGTTATACTGATACTAAATAGTAATGAATTGAATGCAATGTCCTTTGGAGAAGAAAGGGCTAAGCATATTGGTGTAAATGTGCAAAAAAGAAAAATGATGATTTTGATAGCAGGTTCGATCTTAACAGGAGCAGCTGTAGCCGTTTCAGGAACGATTGGATTTGTTGGCCTTGTTATCCCGCATTTGACAAGATTACTATGGGGACCGGACCATAAGCATTTATTGCCATTGTCCATTTTAACAGGGAGCGGGTTCTTAATTCTCGCGGACCTTGTTGCAAGAACGATCATCTCTCCAACAGAACTGCCAATTGGCGTTATTACGGCAATCATTGGGGCACCTGCATTTGCGATCATTTTAATGAACAGAAGAAGTGAAAGAAGAGGATAA
- a CDS encoding bifunctional adenosylcobinamide kinase/adenosylcobinamide-phosphate guanylyltransferase codes for MAESSLIFISGGVRSGKSSFAEKLAADYAQEIDGQLHYIAAGQSSDPEMEERIRRHQNDRYESGLNWTTWEQPVGLSKLRNTFQYKDIVLLDCLTTLLNNEFFSMDEMWKSPDFQKQVMASIMEGIEQIAQKCHHFIIVSNEVVYEPLGDRELVYIYGKMLAQLHQNIVAKANQAFLVEAGIPLLMKGTEKA; via the coding sequence ATGGCGGAATCGTCTTTAATCTTTATTAGCGGGGGAGTCCGCAGCGGGAAAAGCAGTTTTGCAGAAAAGCTTGCTGCTGATTACGCTCAAGAAATAGATGGTCAGCTGCATTATATTGCAGCGGGCCAGTCGAGCGATCCAGAGATGGAAGAGAGAATACGGAGACATCAAAATGATCGTTATGAAAGCGGTCTTAACTGGACCACATGGGAGCAGCCTGTCGGATTATCAAAACTAAGGAATACGTTTCAGTACAAGGATATTGTGTTGCTGGATTGTTTAACGACTCTATTAAACAATGAATTTTTCAGCATGGATGAGATGTGGAAAAGTCCTGATTTTCAAAAGCAAGTGATGGCATCCATTATGGAGGGCATTGAACAGATAGCCCAAAAATGTCATCATTTTATTATCGTTAGTAATGAGGTCGTATACGAACCGCTTGGAGATCGTGAATTAGTCTATATTTATGGAAAAATGCTAGCTCAGCTTCATCAGAATATCGTGGCAAAAGCAAATCAAGCTTTTCTCGTCGAGGCTGGCATTCCACTCCTAATGAAAGGAACCGAAAAAGCATGA
- the cobS gene encoding adenosylcobinamide-GDP ribazoletransferase translates to MKWIKGLLINLQFFTSIPIPYELPMDRAHLEKAIKTFPLLGLIQGGIYSFILYFILHWTPFSDLTAAFAVWLAGIVLTGGIHLDGWMDSSDAFFSYRDQRKRLEIMSDPRTGAFGVLSVIVLLSARFLFIYEIIQLIHPISYVLIAFLPFFSKMVMGGLLLTVRAAKKEGLGTMFKEASNERTLFIYPIYILILLGITSLLQVDVVGGILFFIILSILALLYLQRKIISWFGGLTGDVLGASVEGTELLLWMTLWLWHYFAMG, encoded by the coding sequence ATGAAGTGGATTAAAGGATTGCTCATTAATCTACAGTTTTTCACTTCGATTCCGATTCCTTATGAACTGCCAATGGATCGAGCTCATCTTGAAAAAGCAATTAAAACCTTTCCGTTACTTGGCCTAATCCAGGGTGGAATTTACTCATTTATTCTCTATTTCATTCTTCACTGGACTCCGTTTTCTGATTTAACAGCAGCATTTGCTGTTTGGCTTGCGGGGATTGTTTTAACAGGCGGTATTCATCTGGACGGGTGGATGGATTCAAGTGACGCATTCTTCTCCTACCGGGATCAAAGGAAACGGCTAGAAATTATGAGCGATCCGCGTACAGGAGCGTTCGGTGTACTATCTGTCATTGTTTTGTTAAGCGCTCGTTTTCTTTTTATATATGAGATTATCCAGCTGATTCATCCAATTTCTTATGTGCTCATTGCCTTTTTGCCTTTTTTCAGCAAGATGGTCATGGGGGGGCTGCTTCTTACGGTAAGAGCAGCTAAAAAAGAAGGCTTGGGCACGATGTTTAAAGAAGCGTCTAATGAAAGGACACTTTTCATTTATCCTATCTATATCCTGATTTTACTAGGCATAACCTCATTGCTGCAAGTGGATGTGGTAGGGGGGATCCTTTTCTTTATAATCCTCTCCATATTAGCCTTGCTGTATTTGCAAAGGAAAATAATTAGCTGGTTTGGCGGGCTAACAGGTGATGTGCTTGGAGCAAGTGTAGAAGGAACGGAGCTGCTGCTATGGATGACCTTGTGGTTATGGCATTATTTCGCCATGGGTTAA
- a CDS encoding histidine phosphatase family protein translates to MLKLYFIRHGETAWNVQKRMQGRLDSALTEKGEIDARLLGERLNGTVFERIISSPSDRTIKTTNHVNKDGNTLIETDERLMEIDMGDWQGLRDDEIEKLYPEQFHAFWNDPAAYKSVGGESFFDVKKRLSEFLADLKRTTPRGNVLVVTHGVVIKVLYLLCRNAPIEELWNPPFIHGTSLTIIQVQDGEMEMLLEGCTEHCRYE, encoded by the coding sequence ATGCTGAAATTATATTTCATTAGACATGGAGAAACAGCATGGAATGTACAAAAAAGAATGCAGGGCAGGTTGGATTCTGCTTTAACAGAGAAAGGGGAAATTGATGCTCGTTTACTAGGAGAAAGGCTCAATGGTACGGTGTTTGAGCGGATCATATCTTCTCCAAGCGATCGAACGATCAAAACTACAAACCACGTTAATAAAGATGGGAATACTCTCATTGAAACCGATGAAAGACTAATGGAAATTGATATGGGAGATTGGCAGGGATTAAGGGATGATGAGATAGAAAAATTGTATCCCGAGCAGTTTCATGCATTTTGGAACGATCCTGCAGCTTATAAAAGCGTTGGAGGAGAAAGCTTTTTTGACGTGAAAAAGCGACTCTCCGAATTTTTGGCAGATTTAAAGAGGACAACCCCAAGAGGGAATGTCCTTGTAGTGACGCACGGAGTTGTTATTAAAGTACTCTATCTTCTCTGTAGAAATGCACCAATCGAAGAACTTTGGAATCCGCCATTTATTCATGGAACGAGTCTTACGATAATTCAAGTTCAAGATGGAGAGATGGAAATGCTTTTGGAAGGATGTACGGAGCATTGCAGATATGAATAA
- a CDS encoding cob(I)yrinic acid a,c-diamide adenosyltransferase, translating into MRIYTRTGDKGKTSIIGGRVEKDDIRVEAYGTIDEVNCFVGQAMTQLDTEKFNDILDDLEKIQHELFDCGGDLANVMKERQLKLTQESVDYLEKKIDAFIEEAPKLERFILPGGTPAAASIHIARTVTRRAERLVVSLKKVDPEISEIAQAYLNRLSDYFFALARVINFRLNEKDVEYVRSAKVFREGKRKEDK; encoded by the coding sequence ATGAGAATTTACACACGTACTGGGGATAAAGGGAAAACAAGCATTATTGGCGGCAGAGTGGAAAAGGATGATATTCGAGTAGAAGCGTATGGAACAATAGACGAAGTGAATTGCTTCGTCGGCCAGGCCATGACTCAGCTTGATACAGAAAAATTTAATGATATTCTGGATGACTTAGAAAAAATTCAGCATGAACTTTTCGATTGCGGTGGTGACTTAGCCAATGTCATGAAGGAACGCCAATTAAAATTAACACAGGAATCCGTCGATTATTTAGAAAAGAAAATTGATGCCTTTATTGAAGAAGCGCCAAAGCTAGAGAGATTTATTTTACCTGGTGGGACTCCTGCTGCTGCTTCGATTCATATTGCACGTACTGTGACGAGAAGGGCTGAAAGATTAGTTGTTTCCTTAAAGAAAGTGGATCCGGAGATTTCAGAAATAGCTCAAGCCTATTTAAATCGACTGTCAGATTATTTCTTTGCTTTAGCAAGGGTTATTAATTTCCGTCTCAATGAAAAGGATGTTGAATATGTCCGTAGTGCGAAGGTATTTCGTGAAGGGAAGCGCAAGGAGGATAAGTAA
- a CDS encoding histidine phosphatase family protein, whose amino-acid sequence MDDLVVMALFRHGLTEANKRHAYLGWTDSPLCEKVQRASCNYEHLFSSDLGRCLETAKIMFSDSSIEILSEFREMNFGLWEGKTYEDLKHDLDYQNWLSTPFSFKPPDGESFTEFSERVEQGFAKVIETVMVSTVRKAAIVTHGGVIRYLLTKYAPEKKDFWEWKAAHGQGFEFVWKLDDLRSGDRCTLLREVPLMENLNG is encoded by the coding sequence ATGGATGACCTTGTGGTTATGGCATTATTTCGCCATGGGTTAACGGAAGCCAATAAGCGTCATGCTTATCTTGGCTGGACGGATTCGCCGCTTTGTGAAAAAGTTCAAAGAGCATCATGTAACTATGAGCATCTGTTCTCAAGCGATTTAGGAAGATGTCTTGAAACGGCAAAAATCATGTTCTCTGATTCCAGTATTGAAATTCTTAGCGAATTTCGTGAGATGAACTTTGGGCTCTGGGAAGGAAAGACATATGAAGACCTTAAGCATGATTTAGATTATCAAAACTGGCTTTCCACCCCGTTTTCCTTTAAACCGCCTGATGGAGAGTCCTTTACCGAGTTTTCCGAAAGGGTAGAGCAAGGATTCGCAAAAGTAATAGAGACGGTCATGGTATCTACGGTGAGAAAAGCAGCTATTGTCACACATGGCGGCGTCATTCGATATCTATTAACGAAATATGCACCAGAGAAAAAAGATTTCTGGGAGTGGAAGGCTGCTCATGGACAAGGCTTTGAATTCGTCTGGAAATTGGATGATTTAAGGAGTGGAGACAGATGCACTTTGTTACGGGAGGTTCCTTTAATGGAAAATCTAAATGGGTGA
- a CDS encoding cobyric acid synthase codes for MKGIMIQGTASDVGKSLIATALCRAFANEGFRVAPFKSQNMCNFSYITYDGKEIGRAQGIQAEAAKTIANEWMNPILLKPRLGLQSEVVFLGQTMETISGKSYRESFYEKGIQAIETALKKLSMDYELLVMEGAGSPVEINLKDKELVNMKVAEMADVPVILVADIERGGVFASIVGTLELFTIEERQRVQGIIINKFRGKPNLFEDGVRWIEERTGIPVIGVLPYIENHMIAEEDSLSKPQDAVIERTDLYSFPSELEDSKYDELAGRLLEHLNWEKLKEIMEKWGNSDEVD; via the coding sequence ATGAAAGGGATTATGATTCAAGGAACGGCATCAGATGTGGGCAAAAGCCTGATTGCAACCGCACTTTGCCGAGCATTTGCCAATGAAGGATTTCGTGTAGCGCCCTTTAAATCACAAAATATGTGTAATTTTTCATATATCACTTATGACGGGAAAGAAATAGGCAGAGCACAAGGGATTCAGGCAGAGGCAGCCAAAACTATCGCAAATGAATGGATGAATCCTATTTTGCTAAAACCGAGATTGGGTCTTCAATCAGAAGTTGTATTCCTTGGACAAACCATGGAAACGATTTCTGGAAAGAGCTATCGAGAATCGTTTTATGAAAAAGGGATTCAGGCAATCGAAACCGCTCTTAAGAAATTATCTATGGACTATGAACTGCTTGTCATGGAAGGTGCCGGAAGTCCAGTGGAGATCAATTTAAAAGATAAAGAGCTTGTCAATATGAAGGTAGCTGAAATGGCTGATGTTCCGGTGATTTTAGTTGCTGATATTGAGAGAGGCGGTGTCTTCGCAAGCATCGTCGGAACACTGGAGCTGTTTACGATAGAAGAAAGACAAAGAGTACAGGGGATCATTATTAACAAATTCCGCGGTAAACCAAATTTATTCGAGGATGGGGTCAGATGGATCGAGGAAAGAACAGGCATTCCAGTGATCGGCGTTCTCCCCTACATCGAAAATCATATGATTGCTGAAGAGGACTCCTTATCAAAGCCGCAGGATGCCGTGATAGAACGGACAGATTTATATAGCTTTCCAAGTGAATTAGAGGATAGCAAGTATGATGAGCTTGCCGGCAGGTTGCTGGAGCATCTCAATTGGGAGAAGCTGAAGGAAATAATGGAAAAATGGGGCAATTCAGATGAAGTGGATTAA
- a CDS encoding adenosylcobinamide amidohydrolase, with translation MLSVQQLTGGYSGDSIIKNVSFEIDKGELFGILGPNGSGKTTLLKMISGILPYSSGKIELIEKSLKDYSPKELAKIIAVLPQHSIQSFSYTVKETVSLGRYAHQKGWFQTWSHEDEKIVMQAMEQTGVAHYENHYIHELSGGERQRVYLAQALAQEPEILLLDEPTNHLDLSFQKDLLDMLKDWTKNRGLTVISIFHDLNLAGLYCDRLLLLENGEININHTPNEVLREDRIRDVYNTKIEKHPHPKVPAPQMVLLPEDTDEKIDFYCINESYLERSNERLVLRSPIPLRTMSSGVVGSGTGWNQMFVNRHVDKNYDCSDHRKEMQDYLKVHGFEPGETVGMMTAVMLEDVSFQLYKKESFAVFILVTAGVGNAIDAARSEQHAYHLTPGTINTWIFVSGELTEEAFIQSIMTATEAKAKALQDQEVKDAVTGTIATGTSTDSILIAATQRGTKLEYAGTITPLGKLIGKGVYECTLEAVQKSKKRVTL, from the coding sequence ATGCTTAGCGTCCAACAATTAACTGGTGGATATTCCGGTGATTCCATTATTAAGAATGTATCCTTTGAAATAGATAAAGGCGAGCTATTTGGGATTTTAGGTCCGAATGGCAGCGGAAAAACGACACTGCTGAAAATGATTAGCGGCATATTGCCCTATAGCAGTGGAAAAATTGAGCTTATAGAAAAGTCATTAAAAGATTATTCACCAAAGGAATTAGCGAAAATTATTGCCGTGCTTCCGCAGCATTCCATTCAAAGTTTTTCTTATACTGTAAAGGAAACGGTTTCACTTGGCAGATACGCCCATCAAAAGGGCTGGTTTCAAACATGGTCCCATGAGGACGAAAAAATCGTTATGCAAGCGATGGAGCAAACGGGCGTTGCCCATTATGAAAACCATTATATCCATGAGCTGTCTGGAGGAGAAAGGCAGAGGGTTTATTTAGCTCAAGCACTTGCACAGGAGCCAGAAATCCTGCTGCTTGACGAACCGACGAATCATCTTGATCTTTCTTTTCAGAAGGACTTGCTTGATATGTTAAAAGACTGGACGAAGAATCGCGGATTAACTGTTATCTCGATTTTCCATGATCTTAATCTCGCGGGCTTATACTGTGATAGGCTTCTATTATTAGAAAATGGAGAAATTAATATCAATCACACACCAAATGAGGTATTAAGAGAAGATCGAATTCGAGATGTTTACAATACAAAAATTGAAAAGCATCCTCATCCGAAAGTACCTGCACCGCAGATGGTACTGCTTCCAGAAGATACGGATGAGAAAATAGATTTTTATTGTATTAATGAGAGCTATCTTGAACGTTCTAATGAACGACTTGTTCTAAGGTCGCCCATTCCGCTTCGGACAATGTCATCTGGTGTAGTCGGTTCCGGAACAGGATGGAACCAAATGTTTGTGAATCGTCATGTAGATAAGAACTATGATTGCAGTGATCATCGAAAGGAAATGCAGGATTATTTAAAAGTCCACGGGTTTGAACCTGGAGAAACGGTTGGAATGATGACAGCGGTTATGCTGGAGGATGTAAGCTTTCAGCTTTATAAAAAAGAGAGCTTTGCTGTTTTTATCCTTGTAACTGCCGGTGTAGGCAATGCGATTGATGCCGCGAGAAGTGAACAGCACGCCTATCATCTGACACCTGGAACGATTAATACGTGGATTTTTGTCAGTGGGGAATTGACGGAAGAAGCCTTTATACAAAGCATTATGACAGCAACTGAAGCAAAAGCTAAAGCTTTGCAGGACCAAGAGGTAAAGGACGCAGTAACAGGTACGATTGCGACAGGAACGTCCACAGACAGCATATTAATTGCAGCTACTCAGAGAGGAACAAAGCTAGAATATGCAGGAACCATAACACCGCTAGGAAAATTAATTGGCAAAGGTGTATATGAATGCACGCTTGAAGCGGTTCAGAAGAGTAAAAAAAGGGTGACGTTATGA